The Camelus bactrianus isolate YW-2024 breed Bactrian camel chromosome 13, ASM4877302v1, whole genome shotgun sequence nucleotide sequence GGTGGCTGAGACATGGCCCTTGATCTGAAGCTCATGGTTCTAATGTGCTGGGCTGGATGATGAGTGTGATGGGTAGAATGTGCTGGCCCCAGAGTGCAGGGCCTCTCCTGGGGGTTTTCTGTAGTCCATTTCATTTAAGGGGCACAGGGAAGTGGGGATGAGGAGACTGTGGCACAGAGATGCCATgctctgcccagggtcacacagcagctCCTaagcggcagagccaggattGGATCCCAGGTTCTGTGACTTCAGGGCCTGGGCCTTTAGCCACTCCTCTAAAAGGGGACTCACAATGCACAGGGTGGGGGTAGTCAGTCCAGGGGTAGGAGTGCATTTAGCCCATGTATTGCCAGCTTCAAGCATGATGCCTAGAACAAAGTAAATGCTTGCTGTTggttaaatgaataaaggaagcTAACATAGAAGGCTTCATGGTGGTGAGGTTTTGAGGGATCAGTAGGAGTTTTCTCAGGAAGACTAGGGAACAGCATTCCCAGCCAAGAGGCTGCATGCCCCACTGGTGAGTGGGTTGATGCCTAAGGAATCCCCCAGGAAGCCTCCCCCAGCTgagcctgcctccctctccctccctaggTCCAGATCCTGCACCTGCTGCTCTGCCGCTCCTTCCAGCTTGCTTACCTCTTGCAGCACCCAGAGGAGCGGGCGCAGCCTGAGTCCTGCCCGGGTCCTGCGGAGGACGTGCCCCTGAAGCCCCTGTCCGGCCCTGGGGGCCCCCATGGCCTAGTACGGGAACCCTTTGGCCGTGATCAGCTGTCACAGAATGTTAATGCGCTGGTCTCTTTACGGCGGCTGCCAGcagaggggcccgggggcagtggGGTATGCAGCACCCCAGCCGGGGAGTGGGCAGTGGACACAGAAACTGGGCGGGGGCTTGAGGGTCAAGGGGGGATCCTGGACTTCCATGGGAGGGGCTTTGCCTGACCAGACACAACCGGGCCTGAGTCTGGCCGCCCTTGCTGGCCCCTCTTGGTGCCCTAGAAGGAGCTGCCGGAACCGGAAGGCCGTGGGGGTGCGCGCCATGCCCGCCTGGGGAACCCCTACTGCTCGCCCACACTGGTGCGCAAGAAGGCCATTCGCAGCAAGGTGATCCGCTCGGGGGCCTACCGCGCCTGCACCTACGAGACGCAGCTGCAGCTGTCGGCCCGGGAGGCCTGTGAGTTGCAGGGACTAGTGCGCGTCTGTGTGTCAGCCAGGGTGGGCCTGAGCGTCGGTTTCTGCGAGGCTGTGACTGCAGGTGCCTGTCCCTGTGCGCCTTGAGGCCCCGTGTCCCCTGGGGGGTGTGCCTCCCGGGCTGCATGCCCAGGTGCATGCAGAGGTGATCCGGTGATCTCCATGCTGTAGGTATGGTCTAACTGGCGagtgggtgtgagtgtgtgtgggggtgtcCGGGTGTGGCTGTGTTTTTCCTGGAGCTGGATGTGTGCCTGTTGGGCCTGGAGAGAGAGGCTTGGTGAAGACACAGGCGTGGGGGTGATGGGGCCTGTGAGGGTGGGGTGGACTGGGCATCGGTGGGGACAGCCTCTCTCCTTCTGACCCCTGGGTGGTCTCCACAGTTCCTGATGCGTGGGAGGCCTGGCCCCGGGGCCCTGGGGGCCCCTCTTGCCTGGTGGAGAGCGAGGGCAGCCTGACGGAGAACATCTGGGCCTTCGTTGGCATCTCCAGGTAGGAGGGGGTGGACGGAGAAGTAGGCTGTGGCTCCCCCACGTCCCTGTTATGTGCGCATTCCTGCGCATGGGCAGAGGGCTCCTGACCACGGGGCCTCAGGCCAGGGACGGCATCaccttgggcctcagtttgctGAAATGTAAGGACCTTCATCACAGGGCTGTGGAGAGGATCAGATGTCATTATTCTGCAAAGCCTTCAGCGCCCGGCCTGTCACTGGGACAGTTCCCTAAATGCCAGCTTTTTCAAAGTCTCTCCTGATTAGGTTTGAAGTTGTCAACAAGTACGGTCCTCTTGGAAACCTTTTAGATAGTCTGAAAGCTTTCAtctgctgagcacctgctctggaGCAGGCACTATGTTTCCGATGCTGTGCGGCGAGCTGAGCCTGGGTCCAGATTAGGGGCCTGCCTtcagcctctcccctctgccctcccaggccCAGTGCCGTCGCCCTGCTGCGGAGAGACGTGCTTGGGGCTTTCCTGCTGTGGCCTGAGCCTGGAGCCAGTGGCCTGTGGTGCCTGTCGGTGAGGACACAATGCGGTGTGGTGCCCCACCAAGTCTTCCGGAACCACCTGGGCCGCTACTGTGTGGAGGTAAGAATGTCCCTGACCCCATCCCTCGCTCTCAAGCCCCGTCCTTTTGTACCACTGAGGTTCTGAGCCCACCTCACCCTCATTCTGGTTCCCCATGGCTCTCTCTGGCCCCACccctcatttaattctccacCCAGCTCCTTAGTCACTGGCCCTTGTGGCCCCACCCCTACTAGCTTATTGGCCCCACCTCTACTCTGTGGGAGGAGGGTATCTCTAGTAGACTCTTGGACCAGAGTCATGCCTCACATTCTATAGGAATACTACCTTTAAAAGTCTTGCTTTCCCACACCCTAACTCATCTTTaagcagaggaggaaattgaATATGAGAGGGTAGAGGCTTGCATAAGCTCACATGGCCTCAGGGTCTCCAGGTCTGGAGTCTTGATCTGATCACAGGTTTCCAGGGACTGGGGTGGACAGTGAGGCTTTTTAAATGTGCAGCCTTACTTCCATGCTGAGTGCCTCAGTCCTGTCCAagctgggaggagagaaagagagggaatggGGTCTGGTTCTGCTGTAAGCAGGACAGTGTCCTCTCTGGCTTGAAATGCCTCCTCTAAAGTGGGGCAGGATCCTGGGTGAGGGGATAGATGACGCCTGCGGGAGCCATGGGGAAAGGGCAGCTGGAGCTGaagcccttccctccctcagCACCTGCCCGCCGAGTTCCCCAGCCTGGAGGCCCTGGTGGAGCATCATGCTGGGACTGAGCGCAGCCTCTTCTGCTCCCTCGACATGGGCCGCCTGAACCCTGGCTACGAGGAGCAGGACTGCGGGCCTGAGGGCAGGCCTCCCCGGACGCTCTGGCCCCTAGGCCACGCCAAGTCCGAGGCAGAACTGCAGGGCCTGGGCTAGGAGGCCAGGCCTCACGCCAGCAGGCCCTGCCCCGCTCTGGCTTCTGGGTCTCAGCAGGCCGCTCTGCCCTTCTTCCACCCCGCTGGGCACCAGTTCCATCCAGTCACTCTGCCCCTTGGACCAGTCTTCCATCACTTCCCTGCTTGTGGGGGGAGCCCTGAGAGCGGGGACTGCCCGTGGCTTCTCACAGGACGGGGCCCTGTCGGGACTGCAGGAGGGGCAGGCGGAGCTCCAGGCATCCATGAACCTGTGGGGTGACTg carries:
- the SH2D5 gene encoding SH2 domain-containing protein 5, producing MQKVGAGGRRASDCGPAPHRPRCITKFAQYVGSFPVDDLDTQESVWLVQQQLWALKDCPRRRAVVLKFSLQGLKIYSGEGEVLLMAHALRRILYSTWCPADCQFAFMARNPRSPASKLFCHLFVGSQPGEVQILHLLLCRSFQLAYLLQHPEERAQPESCPGPAEDVPLKPLSGPGGPHGLVREPFGRDQLSQNVNALVSLRRLPAEGPGGSGKELPEPEGRGGARHARLGNPYCSPTLVRKKAIRSKVIRSGAYRACTYETQLQLSAREAFPDAWEAWPRGPGGPSCLVESEGSLTENIWAFVGISRPSAVALLRRDVLGAFLLWPEPGASGLWCLSVRTQCGVVPHQVFRNHLGRYCVEHLPAEFPSLEALVEHHAGTERSLFCSLDMGRLNPGYEEQDCGPEGRPPRTLWPLGHAKSEAELQGLG